A window from Sceloporus undulatus isolate JIND9_A2432 ecotype Alabama chromosome 8, SceUnd_v1.1, whole genome shotgun sequence encodes these proteins:
- the SS18L2 gene encoding SS18-like protein 2 codes for MSVVFVPERVRGKAEVNQETLRRLLEENDQLIRCIVEYQNKGRAAECVQHQHTLHRNLIYLATIADAAPPPNVEKTVVES; via the exons aTGTCGGTGGTTTTCGTGCCGGAGCGAGTGCGGGGCAAGGCGGAGGTGAACCAGGAGACGCTGCGGCGG CTCCTTGAAGAGAACGACCAGCTGATCCGGTGCATTGTGGAATACCAGAATAAAGGAAGGGCTGCGGAGTGTGTGCA GCACCAGCACACTCTGCACCGCAACCTCATTTACTTGGCTACAATCGCAGACGCGGCTCCTCCACCAAATGTTGAGAAGACTGTTGTGGAATCATAA